One Corynebacterium tuberculostearicum DNA window includes the following coding sequences:
- a CDS encoding MazG nucleotide pyrophosphohydrolase domain-containing protein, producing MTVLLLDERWPTMIPMQAHGKLRGPVHFTGEVPVSVRWNFSDLLVGEDATGTLVSTDEHDPETRARLASGESVIRAESLADPIMQARQTMATARRIGEWEREQTHTSLLPYLEEESAEFAAAVRNREPESEMLKELGDVFLQVLFHAEISTFSLDDVAQSFLTKMRARAPYLFDGTTEIVDVDTQERLWREGKGM from the coding sequence ATGACTGTGCTGTTGCTCGATGAACGCTGGCCCACCATGATCCCCATGCAGGCACACGGGAAGCTGCGTGGCCCCGTCCACTTCACGGGTGAGGTACCCGTGTCCGTACGGTGGAATTTTTCCGATCTGCTGGTAGGCGAGGACGCCACCGGCACCTTGGTAAGCACCGACGAACACGATCCGGAAACTCGCGCCCGCCTCGCTAGCGGCGAGTCCGTCATTCGCGCCGAATCCCTTGCGGATCCCATCATGCAGGCGCGCCAGACCATGGCCACGGCGCGGCGCATTGGGGAGTGGGAGCGCGAGCAAACCCATACCTCACTCTTGCCTTATCTTGAGGAGGAATCTGCCGAATTCGCCGCGGCCGTGCGCAATCGCGAACCGGAAAGCGAGATGCTCAAGGAATTGGGGGATGTCTTCCTCCAGGTGCTCTTCCATGCGGAAATCTCCACCTTTTCGCTTGACGACGTCGCCCAGAGCTTCCTCACCAAAATGCGCGCCCGCGCCCCATACCTATTTGATGGCACCACGGAGATTGTCGACGTTGACACGCAAGAGAGGCTGTGGCGCGAAGGCAAGGGAATGTAG
- a CDS encoding lytic transglycosylase domain-containing protein — MKRLLQIFGGCGVAVAVIIALVAWLLTGHGTSQEPVPENIPPVEGKEVAHIDVNAPGRTADKLTYWASDLAEQTGIPPAALRAYGNAELIAQQKWPNCHLRWNTLAGLGYVETRHGTYNGNWFKPSKLDDAGYPQPPINGIALDGLNNTAHTPDTDNGDIDGDSEYDRAVGPMQFIPTTWESVGADANGDGKADPNQIDDAAVGAAGLLCFGDRDLSNPEQWEEAVLNYNQSSEYLHKVAHAANAYSVPQSAK; from the coding sequence ATGAAGAGGCTCCTGCAGATATTCGGGGGCTGCGGGGTGGCCGTAGCCGTGATCATCGCGTTGGTGGCATGGCTGTTGACGGGGCACGGCACTTCCCAGGAGCCCGTACCGGAGAACATTCCGCCCGTTGAAGGCAAAGAGGTCGCGCATATTGACGTCAACGCCCCCGGCCGCACCGCGGACAAGCTTACCTACTGGGCCTCTGACCTAGCTGAGCAGACTGGTATCCCACCGGCCGCTCTGCGCGCTTATGGCAACGCCGAACTCATCGCTCAGCAAAAATGGCCGAATTGTCATCTGCGCTGGAATACCCTTGCCGGGCTGGGCTACGTGGAGACCCGCCATGGCACCTACAACGGCAATTGGTTTAAGCCCTCCAAGCTTGACGACGCCGGCTACCCCCAACCACCCATCAACGGCATCGCCCTCGATGGCCTGAACAATACGGCGCACACCCCAGATACCGATAATGGCGACATCGATGGGGACTCCGAATATGACCGCGCCGTCGGCCCGATGCAATTTATCCCGACCACGTGGGAGTCGGTGGGCGCTGATGCCAACGGCGATGGGAAGGCGGACCCCAACCAAATCGACGACGCCGCAGTTGGCGCCGCCGGACTTTTATGTTTTGGTGATAGAGATCTCTCTAACCCAGAACAGTGGGAGGAAGCAGTCCTAAATTACAATCAGTCCAGCGAGTATTTGCATAAAGTTGCACACGCCGCCAATGCTTACTCGGTTCCGCAAAGTGCCAAGTAG